GGCGTGGGCCGGGGCGCCAGGGGGGCGGACGGTCGTCACGCTGGCCTTCGACGACGGAATCGAGGAGCAGCGCCAGGTGCTGGATATGCTTTCGGCTTCGGGGCTGAAGGCGACCTTCTTCATCATCAGCGGGCGGGTCGGCCAGACGGGATACATGAACCTCGATGACCTGCGCCGCCTGGCCGCGGCCGGACACGACATCGGGGGACACACGCTGCAACACTCGGAGCTGGCGGTGCTGACGCCCGAGAAGCAACGACAGGAGATTTGCGAGGACCGCCTGCGGCTGCTCAGTTGGGGCTTCTCACCCACCGCCCTCGCATTCCCCTTCGGTTCGAACGATGCGGTGGTGAACCAGACGGCAGCGGCGTGCGGATACAACGCCGCGCGCGACGTGCGGGGCCTGGTGGACACCTGTGGCTCCTGCCCCACGGCCGAGACAATCCCTCCGCTCGATCCCTACGAAATCCGCACGCCCGCGACGGTGACGCGCGACGACGGACTGAAGCAGTTGCAGTCGTGGGTCACCTCGGCGGAGGCCGCGGGGGGCGGCTGGGTGGTCGTCGTCTTCCACTTCGTGGCGCCGGACTGCACCAAGCGCACCTATTGCGTGAAGCCCGACGTCCTCCGGGAGTTCATGGGCTGGCTCTCGCAGCGGGCACCGATGGGGACAGAGGTGCGCACGATGCAGGACATCCTGGGCGGTGCGGCGCGGCCCGCGGTGCACCCCGTGTCCCAGCCGCCCACGGCCACGCTGAAGAATCCCTCGCTCGAGGACGACGCGAACGGCGACGGCGTGCCCGACTGCTGGCAGCTGGGCCCCGCCCACGGTGGCGCCGTGCGCGCCGAGCGCTCAGCCGAGGCGCACAGCGGCGCCTGGTCCTACCGGCTCGAACGCGTGGAAGCCTCCGGGGGCGCCGCCTCGCTCCAGGTGCTGCGCGACGACGGCACCTGTGCACCGGCCGTGACGCCTGGGAGCGGTTCGCGGGTGAGCGTCTGGTACCGCTCCAGTACGCCGCTGCACCTGGAGGCGGCCGTGAAGGGGGCGGATGGGATGTGGAAGGTGTGGAACCGCGGCCCGAGCCTGCCACCCGCGGAGGCCTGGACGGAGGCGTCGTGGGAGCTGCCCATCGCGCTGCCGGCCGACGCGTTCGAACTGAGCGTGGGCGTCGCCCTGGAAGGGGTGGGCTGGGCGCTGGTGGACGACTTCGGGCTGGCGGATGCGACGGCGCCCGCGGCGCGCCTGGTGCTGGACGCACCGACCGGCGGAGAAGACTTCGTCGTGGGCCAGGACGTGGAGGTGAGGTGGTCCACGCTCGGCGAGGTGCGGACGCTGGACGTGGCGTACTCCACGGAGACGAGCGCCAGTTGGGTGCCGGTAGCCACCTCGGTGGAGAACACGGGGCACCTCATCTGGCGCGTGCCCGACGTGCCGAGCCAGGAGGCGCTGCTGCGTGTCGCCAGCGCCGAGGATGAAACGGTGTCGGGCACGAGCGCGCCCTTCCGCATCCTGCCCGGGGCCCCGCAGCAGCCCGGCATCGTGGAGCCGCCACCCGAGGAACAGCCCCCCGAGGAGATCCGTGGCGACGGGCAGGTGAATGGCGAGAGCGGTGGTTGCGGGGGATGTGAGGGCGCGGGTACGGGGCAACTGTTTCTCGCGGTGGCCGGCGGACTCATCGCCCTCTCGCGTTCGCGAGCCAGGAAGAGGCAGCGGAAAGAGTGACGCCTGAGGCAGCGGCGAGCCAGGTAACGCCCCGCAGTACCTGCCGCTCTCCTCAAGAACGAGCGGCCAGGGCATCCGTGTGCTCCATGGGAGCGCGGCCCATCCACCGGCGCCGCGCTCCG
This region of Myxococcus xanthus genomic DNA includes:
- a CDS encoding polysaccharide deacetylase family protein, whose protein sequence is MRARLNARAGTCLLAMVLGVWGGGAWAGAPGGRTVVTLAFDDGIEEQRQVLDMLSASGLKATFFIISGRVGQTGYMNLDDLRRLAAAGHDIGGHTLQHSELAVLTPEKQRQEICEDRLRLLSWGFSPTALAFPFGSNDAVVNQTAAACGYNAARDVRGLVDTCGSCPTAETIPPLDPYEIRTPATVTRDDGLKQLQSWVTSAEAAGGGWVVVVFHFVAPDCTKRTYCVKPDVLREFMGWLSQRAPMGTEVRTMQDILGGAARPAVHPVSQPPTATLKNPSLEDDANGDGVPDCWQLGPAHGGAVRAERSAEAHSGAWSYRLERVEASGGAASLQVLRDDGTCAPAVTPGSGSRVSVWYRSSTPLHLEAAVKGADGMWKVWNRGPSLPPAEAWTEASWELPIALPADAFELSVGVALEGVGWALVDDFGLADATAPAARLVLDAPTGGEDFVVGQDVEVRWSTLGEVRTLDVAYSTETSASWVPVATSVENTGHLIWRVPDVPSQEALLRVASAEDETVSGTSAPFRILPGAPQQPGIVEPPPEEQPPEEIRGDGQVNGESGGCGGCEGAGTGQLFLAVAGGLIALSRSRARKRQRKE